The genomic window TGTATTTACCAACAAAGCCATGTGGGCATATCATACAGAAAACATTTCCAAGAGTGGGTAAGGTTATAACCATAAAAAAGGGCCAGAATATGCTCCAAAATACTGCGGTTGTGAATAGATTTTCCTTTGTAGGGTTTGCAAAACCGTATATTATGGCATAAATAAGCAAAAACAGCGTAAAGGCTCTGTAAAAAAATAGCATATAGCGGTTTTTGAAAAGGAAGGAAAGGACTGGGATGCCAAAAATATCCCTTTTGCTTCTTTGTGGTATAAAGTGAACTTTGCTTACCTCCATAGCACACCTCCTTAAAATTGATAGCTAACTCTTACTACAAAGGTTCTTGGTGGTGCTGGTGTATACCTTTTTCTCGCAGTAGTTGGGTTTGCGGATGCATCTTTAGTAACCTCTACCGCATACTTTTTGTCAAAGAGGTTGTCCGCATTGAAAGAAAAATCCCATCTGCCCTTTTCATAACCAAGCATAAGGTTTGTGACAAAGCTATAGCCTTCATACTTTTCCGAGTTGGCGTTATCTATGTAATAGCTACCCCAGGTATCAGATTGGATACGAAACTTAAAGCCCGAAGGGTGCTTATACATGGTATAGATTGAGTAATAATGCTGAGGAATGTATGGAAGCCTCTTCCCGCTACGGTCAAAGTTTATTGTTTGATTTCCTACTCTTATTGGCTCGTTGAAACTTTTAAACTTGTAATCCTGATAACCATAACCTACACCAAAGGTTAAGCTTTTTATAGGAGAAAGGTTTAAGTCCAATTCAAAGCCCTTCCTCTCTGTCTTTCCAGCATTTATAAACCTTGTTTGTCCATCTTCAAAGTATCTCACAACCTCATCTTTAACCGGAGAAAGGTAAATAGCCATGTCAAGGTTTAATACTCCTTTCCTTACTTTTGCACCCACTTCGTAATTTTCCACCTTGGCAAGTTTTAGGTTTGGGTTCGAAGATAGCTCACTACTGGTAGGTGTCTGATAACCTAATGCATAAGAAGCGTATAGGTTTAGACCGTCAATAAGTTTGTATAAGACACCTATCTTTGGGCTTACAGAATTGTATGTCTTTTCCCTTGAGTAGCTAAAGCAGTTCTCTATGGCTGGATTTGGACAGGTTCTGTAGTTTCCACTGGCAAAGTCATAATCAGCCCATTTATAACCAGAAATGTCAAACTTTACCCTGTCAAACCTTGCACCCACGTCAAGGACAAGCCTATTAAAGTTAAAGGATTGTTGAAAATAAAAGCCATACAGCGTTGTTTTTTGTTCCTGCCTTTCAGCAAGCTCACCAGCCCTATCTGATAGGGTTGAAACTATTCTATTATTCTGCACAAGGATATCTGCGTATTTGTAATATTTAGTCTTTTGCTCGTCGTGCCTTATTGTAAAGCCCATGGTAAGCACACCGAGAGGGTTTTTGTAATTACCTTGAAAGTCCAATCCATATATCCATGTGTCCGCATCATTTATTCTCCCAGTTACTGGGTGATAATGTGTCCAATGGTTTATCCAAAATACAGGCTTTAACTCAAGGTTTCCCACTTCTTTTGTTAGCTTAGTGTTGAAAAACCATATTTCTGAGTATCTTCCCATATGCTTCCACGGGTCTGCGGTTTGCTGAACTTCACCAGTGTTTTTAAAGGTTGTCCACTGGTCTATGTTCCTTGAGGGGTCCACCACAAGGGCACCGGGTAGCTG from Hydrogenobacter sp. T-8 includes these protein-coding regions:
- a CDS encoding TonB-dependent receptor, producing the protein MRRHILLTLGLFSFSYAQSLQLEEVSVTATRVERKTEEVPSSVKVVGQEKIKETKMFNLQEALSGTPGVFIQSRNQGYDTRLILRGSGLQAPYGVRQIMILLNGVPITDPDSLTRLDFVDTQLVKSIEVNKGPNPLWGVNSAGGVISVQTISPFERKGGVFKIGGGDYGTFFSHMNYTTNFKNFYLTLSASRRQTDNSWRPWNRFWTNQITLQPAYMFSDGSTIESYFGYTKASLQLPGALVVDPSRNIDQWTTFKNTGEVQQTADPWKHMGRYSEIWFFNTKLTKEVGNLELKPVFWINHWTHYHPVTGRINDADTWIYGLDFQGNYKNPLGVLTMGFTIRHDEQKTKYYKYADILVQNNRIVSTLSDRAGELAERQEQKTTLYGFYFQQSFNFNRLVLDVGARFDRVKFDISGYKWADYDFASGNYRTCPNPAIENCFSYSREKTYNSVSPKIGVLYKLIDGLNLYASYALGYQTPTSSELSSNPNLKLAKVENYEVGAKVRKGVLNLDMAIYLSPVKDEVVRYFEDGQTRFINAGKTERKGFELDLNLSPIKSLTFGVGYGYQDYKFKSFNEPIRVGNQTINFDRSGKRLPYIPQHYYSIYTMYKHPSGFKFRIQSDTWGSYYIDNANSEKYEGYSFVTNLMLGYEKGRWDFSFNADNLFDKKYAVEVTKDASANPTTARKRYTPAPPRTFVVRVSYQF